The Vicia villosa cultivar HV-30 ecotype Madison, WI linkage group LG1, Vvil1.0, whole genome shotgun sequence genome includes a region encoding these proteins:
- the LOC131635763 gene encoding uncharacterized protein LOC131635763 codes for MAHRSSRRRNTAPPESTPAVPAKQPRPTIFSPSHYTKANSDLIQATKSSFLVKPFQSLNLGSKKTKHSQTKRVVDSRLQTKSMTTSAIFESSKPNKTQKTQNIVLTPKLEKESIFLTSKKTHKEKPQKPGSELDKWKLQGLLKNEKKEACKGCVVEGVKDVKDEKSRKVAVVKEGDVVKERVSVSMSQSGGVGGGGRRKSLCGSMVDLGDFFAINGAKMMSADMPPFMQIHAVDCARKAVDSMEKFTSKTLASSLKKEFDGVYGPAWHCIVGTSFGSFVTHSVGGFLYFSMDQKLYILLFKTAVQKAD; via the exons ATGGCTCACCGTTCTTCCCGGCGGCGAAACACTGCACCGCCGGAGTCAACTCCGGCTGTTCCGGCTAAGCAACCTAGACCCACCATCTTCTCACCTTCTCATTACACAAAGGCGAACTCAGATTTGATTCAAGCTACTAAATCTTCTTTTCTTGTTAAACCCTTTCAAAGCCTTAACTTAGGTAGCAAAAAAACCAAACATTCTCAAACCAAACGTGTTGTTGACTCACGTTTGCAGACAAAATCCATGACAACCTCAGCTATATTCGAATCCTCAAAACCCAACAAAACCCAGAAAACACAAAACATAGTACTAACACCAAAGCTTGAAAAAGAGAGTATTTTTTTGACTTCAAAGAAGACCCATAAAGAGAAACCTCAAAAACCGGGTTCTGAATTGGACAAATGGAAACTTCAGGGGTTGTTGAAGAATGAGAAGAAGGAAGCTTGTAAAGGGTGTGTTGTTGAAGGTGTTAAAGATGTAAAAGATGAAAAGTCAAGGAAAGTGGCTGTTGTGAAAGAAGGTGATGTTGTTAAGGAGAGAGTTTCTGTTTCTATGAGTCAAAGTGGTGGTGTTGGTGGTGGTGGGAGAAGAAAATCTTTATGTGGGTCAATGGTTGATTTAGGTGATTTCTTTGCAATCAATGGAGCGAAAATGATGTCAGCTGATATGCCACCGTTTATGCAGATCCATGCTGTTGATTGTGCTAGAAAAGCTGTTGATAGTATGGAGAAATTCACTTCCAAAACCCTTGCATCTTCTCTCAAGAAG GAATTTGATGGGGTGTATGGGCCAGCATGGCACTGTATTGTGGGGACTAGTTTTGGTTCATTTGTGACCCATTCTGTTGGAGGGTTTCTATATTTCTCAATGGATCAAAAGTTGTACATCCTTTTATTTAAGACTGCTGTACAAAAAGCAGATTGA